CAAAGAAAAGATGGAGATGTTCGAGCGTTTCCGGGGGATGCCGGTATTGCTGTCAAATCTTGAAACCGGCAAGCTTAACTGCAATGCCTGCTTGCTTTGCCAGAAAGCCTGCCCGGTTGGCGCGATTACGATAAAACAGGCTGAGGACAAAGATCCGGATACCGGCAAACGCTACCCTGTGCGTTTTGAGTTGAATACGCTAATATGCTGTTTCTGCGGATTATGCGAGGAAGCCTGCAATTTCGATGCGATAAAGATGTCTGGCAAATATGAGTTTGCCACTACTAATAAGGAAGAATTGTTTTAC
Above is a window of Candidatus Zixiibacteriota bacterium DNA encoding:
- a CDS encoding 4Fe-4S binding protein, giving the protein MAFVGEFFSGIYNLYLGLKTTLKYLPGRAITIQYPKEKMEMFERFRGMPVLLSNLETGKLNCNACLLCQKACPVGAITIKQAEDKDPDTGKRYPVRFELNTLICCFCGLCEEACNFDAIKMSGKYEFATTNKEELFYDMKKLQEVGRDVKYTPKKKRPARKPADKTDKKPEAKSEPTPDDAKDTKPDKPQNPEDKQ